acttgcagggaaaaagcttcacaagtggtgaagcagtgctgcaggtgtccctttgcttctctctctatcccccttccctccaaatttctctctgtcctatcaaataaagctttttttttttttaaagaaatatgtatGGGCTCATGTGTGCTCAGAACTGTGATGTTTTGGCTAATTATCTCTCCTGTTTGCAGAGTGGGCTGGATGCCAACGTGTGGGAATCTCCCCAGATACTCACAGAGTACCCTATCACATCTCATTTGGTTCTCGGATTCCAGGCACCAGTGGGCGACAGAGGTATTTTGCATTTCAATAACTTATTCACTACTCTAGTTTTAAGTATGGCTTCAGGTGACAATGTGTAGGATACCTAATATTTCACTCCAGAGAACTTGGGCACTCAATATAGTTATTTGCTCGAGATTTGctcgagagagaaattgaaagggagaaagagttaCAAGCTACAATGCCTGtatctccccctacaggtggggagtgggggctgtacCTTAGGTCCTTGAGCAAGGTAACATGTATGGTCTGCCAAGGTACTCAGTGTATCTTTAATTTAGGTTAAATAGTTAACATAGGTAGCCATGTGGTGCTTAGTCTCTCTTGCTTCAGTatttcttctgtcttcctctcagagCCAACCCAGATGCTCCTCCTGCCGACCTTCAGGATTTCTTGAACCGGATTTTTCAAGTACCCCCAGGCCAGATGCCCAATGGGAACTTCTTTGCAGCTCCTCAGCCTGGCTCTGGGGCTACTGCAGCCTCAAAGCCAAACAGCACAGTACCCAAGGGAGAAGCCAAACAGAAGAAACGGAAGAAAGTGAGGAGACCCTTCCAACGTTGACACCCTTCACTTCTTTCTTCAAATTAACGTCAGGGAGTCAAAAGGGCTGTGTACAGCATAGGATGGAGttcaatttgtttatttttaaatattttttaaaaagggaaaatattaaactCATTGTTCACTAAGTAGTCATAGGAAGCCCCAAAACCATTCTTCCTCTACCAGCACCCAAAACTGAATCTTGTCTTCTGACAATACCAAAGAAACAGGGGGTGACTAGAGTAAACAGCCTAGGTCCTGGACCTAGACAGTGTTTCCCATACTAGTGTGGGAGCTGGGTATTTCTCTGGGGTCTGTATGCTTTTGTTTAGTATTTTACTTCTAGAGCAGATGataccccctcccctttccattttaaaCTACAAACCATTCTACTTGACCCAATTTAGGAGGGACTTTCCTCCTTTATCCCACTGTACTAGTTAAGAGACAGAACAAGAAAGCATGTAGCCCTAATTACAGGAGATAAATGTAGTTCAGAGAATGGGAACTCTAAATTTTTCCTTTGACTTTCACATTGCGGGTAACTACCCACTGTCATGCTTGTTTCTGCAGGGATGGTCAAAACTAGTAATTTTTAAGAAACAGACTCATGCCCTCTACCCTTGGGTGAGGGGGGAGGATAAAGGGGCTCCAGACAAGCCCCTTATGATCCAAGggtttgtatttttttaagtctgtttatatttgtatgtaCATATCTATTTAAAGCCAGGGACTatctttctataaatatataactGGCAACCTGtatcttccctcttttctttgcCCCTACAGCTGGagcccttttttttcatttgagaaTCCTTTCCTATTAACTGAGAATGAAGGGTACTTCCTACCAGACCAAAGGAGATGGCTAAGAAACACCTTAGAGAAGCTTTATACAGTTAAGCCAgcattccatctttctttcccagCCTTGAGACCTCCCTACCCTTCCTGCTGACCAAACTGTAgccaaactggaaaaaaaaaaacaaaaaaactttattataagGAAAATAGCAAACCAGAGCTGGAAGGTGGTGGGAAGGAAGATAATGGAAAAATTTAATCACTAAATAAGCTGCCCAACCATGGCTTCCTGCTGTGAAATGATTTAGCCGTTATCTCAACTATTTTACTTAAGTCAGAGAAACTTGCTCTTAGGGTGCCTAAGGCCAGGGAGCCCCATTTGTGAATCTGTTCTCTTTCTTGGAGTTTGGGAAAGGTGGTATATTTAGTTCTCAGGCTTTCAGAACACAGAAGATTTTGTAGAGAAGCCAGTATGTTACAGCCCTTTGTCTCAACATTGTCTCCAGTCCCTTAGTATTTGTTGATGCCAAAAACACGAACCCcatgaaattggggcaacttagGTAGCAGTACACTGAGCAATGAAGCTGTGTTGATGAAGAAGTGAGCAGCATCGTACTTGGTGTAGAAGCTGGCCAGGATGTAGCtggggagaaaagaaatagactgAAGTTGGCCTCTACTGTTCACATTTATGCCCTGCCAgtgacttttatttatattttttctaacatgcattcaaccaggttcgccaccacacacacacacacacacacacacacacacacacacacacaccacaccacaccacaccacaccacaccacaccacaccacaccacaccacaccacaccttatttacttattcatgagaaagatagaagaaccagacatcagtctggcacatgtgctgccagggattgaacttgggacctcatgcttgaaagtccagtgttttatctattacaccacctcccagaccatcactatttatatttttttgtaaAAGACATACTTATGAGTGAGGGAGaaataaccagagcatcattctggcacatgtcatgccagggattcaaactcaggaccttatgtatGTGAACTCAAAACTTCATCCACTGTACTGCCTCCTGggccacttgatttttttttctttttaactagagcactgattagctctggttatagtggtgtgggggattgacctgggactttggtgcttagaatctctttgcataaccattacactatctatccccaccccactttttttttcccttttgcccacttttattttttaataagatttatttatatatgaaagaGAGCAAGAACACCATAGCATCACTATGGCATATATGATACAAGGCACCTATTTAGGGgttcatgctttcaagtccacTTTACCCAcattgccacctcccagatcacctgactttttctttctaggattatttatttttattgccaccaaggttatcattggggttcagtgcctacacaatgaatctgtCACTGCTGGCAgcgccccccccctttatttgataggacagaatttgagaggggaggaggagatagaaagggagagaaagacacttgcttcaccacctgtgaagcttctgttCGAGTGGGTagtgggggactcaaacctgggtcctagtgcatggtaaagcacacttaaccaggtgcatcaccacccggccccctgactcttttaaattttaaacagcATGTAGTCCTAGATTATATGAAAATATTTCAGCTATACTAATAGTACTTAGTTTGTAtgattatattttttaagttatctttattttattggatagaaacagccagaaattgagagggatgggggtgacagagagggagagatggagagacaactgcaacactgcttctccacttgcaaagctttctctctgcagggggggacctggtgtttgaacccgggttcttggggccgggcagtagtgcagtgggttaaggacacatggtgcaaagcgcaaggactggagtaaggatcctggtttgagcccccagcgcctcacctgcaggtggctgcttcacgggaggtgaagcggATCGGcaagtgtctagctttctttcccccgtcttccctactttcttgatttctctctgtcctgtccaacaacagcaatagcaacaataacaatagcaagggcaacaaaatgggaaaaaatggcctccaggagcagtggattcgtagagcaggcactgagccccagcaatgaccctgtaggcaaaaaaatacAGAACctgggtgggtccttgcacactgtaatgtgtacacaaccaggtgtgccaccaccctgccccgtttgtatgatttttaaattattgacaTGGCAAGTGATAGCTGAAGCAGTTTCAGCTAATATGACTATAGAGTTTTCTTTATTTCCACTCCTCAAGTTTTCATAGGTTTTTAtcacttttgtctttatttcactttttaaaatatatttttgttttattttaatgagaaatagagacagaccagagcactgatcagctctggttcatgaagaggggggattgaacctgggacttttttgtttccttgtttttttacCACCAAAGCACtgcatgacaatctctttgcataacgctTACagtatctatctcccccaccacctGGGACTTccgaacctcaggcatgaaagttttttttgcataagcactatgtaTCTCCCTCATGCTTTATTCATGTCTTAGTGTAAAATCATTtggttttactttaaaaaaaaaattattatctttatttattggatagagacagccagaaatcaagagggaggaaggtgatagggagagagagagagagagacacctgcagccctgcttcaccacttgtaaagctttccccctgcaggtggggactgggggcttgaacccgggtccttgcacatgcgctcaaccaggtgcgccaccacctgacccctttacccctcctttaaaaaaaaattttttttttgcatttatttttcccttttgttgtcttttttaaattgtcgttgtagttattattgttgttgttattggtgtcgtcattgttaggacagagagaaatggagaaaggaggggaatgggggagagaaaggtagacacctgcagacctgcttcaccatttgtgaagcgactcccttacaggtggggagctgggggcttgaatcaggatccttccactggtccttgcgcttcgtgccacatgagcttaacccactgcactatagctagactcccccctccttttttcacccaaaggtttatttattttcttgatatgttttttaaatatttatttatttttgttacccttgtagttactgatgtagtcattgttggataggacagagagaaatggagagaggagaggaagacagagaaggggacagatagacacttgcagacctgcttcaccacttgtgaagtgactcccctgcaagtggggaaccaggggctcaaaccgggatccttaagctggtccttgcgctttgtgccacctgcgcttacccgactccctcttgataattttttttaaaatactttattttgggagttgggtggtagcacagtgggttaagcgcacttggtgcaaagcgcaaggactgggagttgcttcacaagtggtgaaccaggtctgcaggtgtctatctttctctccccgttttcccctcatctttccatttctctctgtcctattcaacaacgacatcaatgacaacaacaataactagaacaataaaataacatgggcaacaaaagggaataaataattttttttttttgcctccagggttattgctggggctcagtgcctgtaccatgaatccactgctcctagaggccatttcccacccctcccctttgttgccctttttgttgtagccctatcgtggttattattattgttgttgatgttgttcattgttgagaggacagagaaatcgagagaggagggtaagggggagagaaagatagacacctgcagatctgcttcaccacccatgaagcgattcccctgcagtcgaaccgggatccttacgctggtctctgCGCCCTGcacgcctaacccactgtgctaccgcccgacccccaaataaatatttttaaaaaatattactttggatagagacagacactgagaAGTAAAGATAGAGatccctgcagcactacttcaactgtgaagcttcctggccttgtgcactataatgtgctcaaccaggcgtgcaaccatccagccccccttttttattaataataaaattattattattttactggagcactgctccactctggctcatgttggtataggggattgggacctttggtgcctttggcatgaaagtctctctgcataactattatgctgtctccccagtccttaagattcatttattttcacaAGACAGACcatagagtactgatcagctctgttaTATGGGGGTACTGggcagtgaacctgggacctctggggtttCAGACCTTCAAGTCTGGTACACTACTGCTATGCTGCCTTTTTtagtttattccctttcgttgcccttgttgttttattattgtagttactgttgttgttattgatgatgctgttggataggacagagagaaatggagaggaggggaagacagagggggagagaaagacacctgcagacctgcttcactgcttgtgaagtgaagcgaccccctgtaggtggggagctaggggctgtacccgagatccttaagctggtccttacactttgtgccacatgcgcttaacctgctgcgctactgcccgactcctgctatGCTGCCTTTTTTGACCCTTAAATCTTTTGTCAGTTCCATCTATATTCTGCTGTTAAAGAGGAagctagaaatatatatatataattttaattatctttattactggatagagacagaaagaaattgagagtggaaggggagatagggagagagacagagacacctgcagccctgctccaccacttatgaagttttccccctgcaggtggggaccagaggcttgaacttgagtccttgtgtactgtaatgtgaggcTTAACCACCTGGTGACACCGCCTGGCCTCAGGaatacttaatttttctttttgttgttcctCTTAGATTTAGATGTGGTATAACATACTATCTTCAAAGggtctgctttttaaaaagaattcctgTGAGCCTCTATCTGGCTCCTGGACCATCTCCCATATTGTGCCCCTCTCTTCCCCAGACTCACAGCACAATAGGAGAAATGCTGAGGAATTTGCGTGAAGAAGTAAATTGGAGCCCATAGTCCATCTGTTCCCAGTGTGTCAGTAGCCGAGATTTTCCTTGGTCAGGGGTCTCAAAGGGTGTCCCTTTCACTGTATGTAGGAAGACATACATAGCCTGGGAGGAGGGAAATGGGCAGAAAAGAGTCCTTCAGTTGAATTATACTAAAATGCCAAAAGGGAAGGAACTTATGTCCCCGAATAAttgattttatttcatatttggtCGGAAAGCCCTGGGATGGGTAATACGGGTGTGGTTTAGTGCTCACCAAGTTATGTATGACGTTGGTCAGGGTCCAGACAACAGGAATGCTGATGAAGGGGATGCTGAGTAGGATCACGTGCAGCAGTCCCACCAAGATGACATAGGCCAGCCAGATGCCCCGGCTGTTCATCACTCGAGTGTTGGGGTTTACTTCGCTGTGTGCCACCCCCACATTCATCCTACCACAGTAGGGGATTAGGTAGGGGTCCAACTCAGTTACCTCTTAATTTCCCCTTTAAGTTTGTTCCCCCATGTGGTCTCCTGAATAGCCCTTGTTACCTGAACTCCACCGGGAAGGAGAACTTCCCATGATGTACAAAGGAAAAACTATAAAAGCTTGGGAGAAAAACAAAGTCCAAACACCTTTGACTTTTACAGTATTTTACAATTCTTCCACTTCAACTGTAAATTTAAGGGGCAGACTTAAGCTTGGGGGGCACCTGCATCAAAGGACAAGAGGAACAAAGGTTTTCACTTACTTTCCTGAAATAAGTTTTAAGTAATCATTAGTGTGGAATCAGACACTCAGAATTCCAGAAGAGGGTCATGGGTAATGATCAAGGCACCGCGGAAGATGAGCGAAGCCTCAGGGGCTTGTCCTACTTCTTACTGCCTGTTAGCAAGCAAACAGATAGCAACGATGGGCGCCGCAAGAATTTGCCCAGCGCTAGGAAGGGACCCTGGCTCAGCGTCTTGAAGGATGGAACCCTCAACTCCTACTCCTGGGACGTTTCAGATCATCCGGATTTGGCCCTGTAATGTACCAGCTCCCAAGTTGATGAGACCTAGATAGGAATCGGCTCTTGCCTGTTCGAATCCACTCGAACTGCCTTGAAGCTCAGCACTGAACCCGCCCCATGCTCCTCCCCAGCTACTCTCGTTAGTCAGGGATCTCTTCAGTTTTCTTCTCTCGGTACTTAACTCGCTGTTCCCCCGTCCACCCATCTTTCGTGTGCCATCAATTTTCTTCAGCACCTCTTTCCAGACTCCCACCAGCCCCTACCTGCTAGTTTCTTGAAGGCCGTGGGGTTAGGGGCGCGGGACTCGCTTCCACACCTGCGGTCTCCAGGAAGCAGCTGTCCGAGCCCATCTGCGGCCTTCCTATTGGTGGGGCTGAATCAGCGCTGCCAGCACTCATTGGTTGGCGGGCCTGCAGTGGGGACGCGCCATTGGTCGTCAGCTCCGTCGTTCCGAGGTCTTAGGCCCCGCCCTTCTAGTCCCGCTTTAGGACTAGGGTGGGGCTAGGTACCTAGAGGCCAGGGAGTGACTCCTGCTCTGGACTAATAAGAAGAGCCGATGATATGAGGTGGAAGTGAGAGTGTCAGCGATTGGTTAGCGGTGGTTGTCTGCTCCTAGGCGGGAGCtaacagaggcagaggcagcgaGTGAGAGCTCAGTGGAGTGGAGGGGTAGCAAGATGGCGGCAGAGACGGTGGAGCTGCATAAGCTGAAGGTActagggccggggccggggccggggctagGGGTGGGAGCTAGTTGGACTTTTCTGGGGACTGGATTCTAATGGATGGCTTACGCGTTTCGCAGTTGTTCTCCTACTAAGCTTTTCGGTGAATTTCCCGGCTCTCCCCGTATCTTTTGTGCCTACCTTCTCCCTCCCTACTTAATTTCCCATTTCTCCTCATGGCTTTACTGTATCTTTACTTGTTACTTTGACTCCCTTGTTTCTTGTGTCGCCTGTCATGCTTCCTCGCCGGGTCGAGTAGATGCCTTCAACCTGTTCTCCTATCCCTGAGCTTGTGGGAGGTGCATTACGTCAGTGACTGCCTCCTCTGCGCCTTGCCCAGCGACCCAAGACCTGGATTCATTCCCTGGGTTGCGGCTTTTCTGACATTCCTGTGCAGTTGCCTTGTATGTTTCTCAGATGGGGTCACAGCCCACCCTTTCGTGCGGACTCTGAAACTTGAGGAGAGACCTCAGAAGATAGACCTCTGCTCAGAAACCGTGGGGTTCAGGAGACCTTATGAGCACCGACCCCCTGGGCATAGATGCGAAAAGTTTTTCggtttctctctcactgttcTCTGCCCCACAGCTTTTTCCTCACCCACTCTCCATCACCTTAGAgacaagtcaatttttttttcagttttcctttttgttgcccttgttcttttttattgttgtaattattattgttattgatgtcgtcgttgctggataggacagagagaaatggagagaggagagaaagacagacacctgcagacctgcttcaccgcctgtgaagcgactcccctgcaggtggggaaccgggggctcgaaccgggctccttactctggaccttgcgcttcacgccacctgcccttaacccgctgcgctaccacctgactccccaagacAACTCAATCTTAAGACCATAATAtttttcagaaaacaaacaaacaaaaacaacttcaAGGTTAGGAATATTTGTCCCATTTCGTAGTGCTGACAAACCTTGCATCTCTTGGCATTACCACTGGGTGACACTGTGGACCACAGAAGCTGTTTTAAATTTAAATGTCATTTGGAAATATTAGTAACATTTCCATATttagattgttttctttttaaagagttacttaaaatttttttttattatctttatttattggatagagacagaaatcgagggggaagggagtgatagggagagagacagagagacacctatagcactgcttcaccactcgcaaagcttttcccctgcaggtgggggccggggctcgaacttgggaccttgcgcattataacatgtgcactcaaccaggtgcgccacctcctggcccctaggaGTTACttttaaagagacagagggagacggtcggaaccagagcatcactcaggcacattgGAAGTTGGGGATctaattcaggatctcatgcctgGTAGTTAAACAGTTTATCCACTGGgcctgtgtttgtttttgttgtttgtttttcctgaaagaaaGTAGTACTCTTAGGGTGAATTAAGAGACTATTTTGATTAGTGGTTTCACAAATAGTTTTCCCACCAAATGTCTGGTCATGTTCCAGTTACATCACTCTGGGAACCTTGCTGAAGTAAGTCATAGTACCAAATCTAGtcagtcctccctccctccctcccttccttccttccttccttccttccctagagcatttctcagttctggtttatggtgatatccTAGGGTCAGAGTGTTGAGAAAAATAAGCCATTTGTAATATTGAAACAAAATGTATGTCTATTGGTGGTTGGAGATACTTTGGAAAGTAGGTGAACTGCATGACTAAAGACAGATTGAAGTGATActaaaaggactttttttttaaatttctttattggggagttaatgttttacattcgacagtaaatacaatagtttgtacatgcataacatttcccagttttccatgtaacaatactacccccactaagtcctctgtcatcctttttggatctgtattctcccctaaAAGGACATTTTAAAGTTGTGTAAACTGGTTTTTTGTCATGTAGGcaacaggtggggagctttgGAAATTTGAAAGGAGGAGCTGATAGGATCAGGATCAGTTTGTGTTCTTTTTGACTTGAGCAGGGGAGAGATTTAACTAGTTAGATTTTTGTTATAGCAGCCACTTCCCTGCTTAAAACCTTTTCATCGTACCCCTGCTAATCTCTTCAGTTTAGTTTCTCACACTTCAGCCACAGTGGCTATATTTTAATCCTTCAGAATAGCCATGTTGATTAATTACTaatacatttgtagcatttactGTATGACACAGGTTTAATTATTTACATTAGTTAATTTAATTCTCTAGCCTGGGAAGTAGATAGCCTACTGGTTATCTATttgactatcatgcctgaggctccaaagtccgaggttcaatcccctgcatgaccatgaaccagaactgagcagtgttctgattaaaaaaaaaaaaaaaagaaagttgtattgttaaatggggaactggggaatgctatgcatatacaaactattgtatttactgttgaatgtaaagcattaattccccaataaagaaataaattaaaaaaaattgaattcttTAACCCTATCTGATGACTGTTTCTCTTATCCCcatttcaaagaaagaaaaataaattcagagaCAGCTGAGTGACCCTAGGTCACACACCTACAAAGGAGTTTCTCAGAATGTAGGCAGTCTGGTTCCAGATTCATGTTGTTAATCACTGTATTCCTGCTTCTCCTTATTCCACAACCCAGAACACATGCTTCTGGCTTTACTGCACTTGCCTCTCCCACCCTCCAAACCTGATTATCTAAATAACTACTGGTTGCCCTTCAGATATCATCATTTACCCAAGGAATTCTTAGGTAGGACAATTTCTCCCTGTGCACACTAGATCAAaccacttaaaataaaaaagtgggggGTCAGGTgctagcgcagtgcgttaagtgcacatggcacaaagcccaaggaccggtggaaggatcccggttccagcccccagctccccacctgcaggggagtcgcttcacaggcggtgaagcaggtctgtaggtgtctatctttctctctccctctctgtcttcccctcctctctccatttctctctgtcttgtccaacaacaacaacatcaataacaatgataataataaccacaacaatggtaaaacaaccaggataactaaaggaaaaaaaaaaaaaaaggcctccaggagcagtggatttgtggtgtaggcaccgatccctggcaataaccctggaggcaaaataataataataaataataaataataagtaaaaaataaaaaagtggtgcCAGAATAAAACCAAGGTCTTGCCATGTATGTGATACCGCGAAACCACCTTCTGGGCCCAACTTACTTATTAAAGAGACAACATCTCACcagcacatgtgataccagggaccaaaatactgctcagctctggcttattatgttgGCTGGCGCTGGGAATGAGCCTAGGAGCTCAGAGCTTCAAGTGTGAAAGTCACTTGCATGACCATTGTGTTGTTTCTCCAGCTCTTTTTaatgtaatttatattttattttattttgcctccagggttaatgatggggctcagtgcctgcaccatgaacccactccCCCGGAGgcttctctcccctttccattttgttgcctttgttgttttatcgttgttgtggttattgttgttgttattgatgttgttgttgttgggtaggacagagagaaatggatagaggattgggaccgggtggtgacgcacctggttgagcacacatgttacagtgccaaaggaccttggtttgagcccctggtccccacctgcagagagaaagttttgcaagtggtgcatCAGGGCTgccaatgtctctttctctctccctctctaccataccctctcaatttctggctgtctctatccaataaataaagataattaaaaaaaaattttttaaagatatctgtttaaaaaaaaaagagggcaggggtagatagcataatggttatgcaaacagactgtcatgcctgaggctttgaagtcccaggttcaatcccctgcaccaccataaaccagagctgatcagtgctcgctctggtaaaaaaaaaaaaataataataaaaattaaaaaaaagagagagaggagaggaagatagagggggagagaaa
This portion of the Erinaceus europaeus chromosome 7, mEriEur2.1, whole genome shotgun sequence genome encodes:
- the ORMDL2 gene encoding ORM1-like protein 2 gives rise to the protein MNVGVAHSEVNPNTRVMNSRGIWLAYVILVGLLHVILLSIPFISIPVVWTLTNVIHNLAMYVFLHTVKGTPFETPDQGKSRLLTHWEQMDYGLQFTSSRKFLSISPIVLYILASFYTKYDAAHFFINTASLLSVLLPKLPQFHGVRVFGINKY